From one Solanum stenotomum isolate F172 chromosome 12, ASM1918654v1, whole genome shotgun sequence genomic stretch:
- the LOC125848330 gene encoding small polypeptide DEVIL 4: MKMNNVGGASHDESSKKKMSSRRLGKFLKEQRGRLYIMRRCVVMLLCWHD; this comes from the coding sequence ATGAAGATGAACAATGTTGGTGGTGCAAGTCATGATGAGAGCTCAAAGAAGAAAATGTCAAGTAGAAGACTTGGAAAGTTTCTTAAGGAGCAAAGAGGGAGGCTTTACATAATGAGAAGATGTGTAGTCATGCTTCTTTGTTGGCATGATTGA
- the LOC125849438 gene encoding pentatricopeptide repeat-containing protein At2g33680-like — protein MSNGSISLALESSSSLFTKILHYTRSKNLPKGQSLHAHLLKTGSSSSCIYLSNSIVNLYAKCHRLSDAHLAFQEIQSKDIVSWNCLINGYSQLGRRDSSLSVLNLFKLMRQENALPNPHTFAGIFTSVSTLGDSFTGKQAHCLAFKLGYLSDVFVGSSLLNVYCKAGHYLGDARKMFDEMPERNSVSWTTMISGYALQRMVKEAVGVFSVMLWERGEDVNEFVFTSVLSAIALPEFVFVGKQIHCLSLKNGFLWAVSVANATVTMYAKCGSLDDACWAFELSSEKNSITWSALITGYAQNGDCEKALKLFSEMHYCGMNPSEYTLVGVLNACSDFDALREGKQVHGYLLKLGFEPQMYILTALVDMYAKCGNISDARRGFDYLKEPDIVLWTSMIAGYVKNGDNESAMGMYCRMLMEGVMPNELTMASVLKACSSLAALEQGKQIHAHIVKHGFNFEVPIGSALSTMYAKSGSLHDGNLVFRRMPARDLVSWNSMMSGLSQNGCGTEALELFEEMLHEGTRPDYVTFVNILSACSHMGLVKRGWSIFKMMSDEFGIEPRLEHFACMVDMFGRAGELYEAKEFIESAASHVDHGLCLWRILLSACRNYRNYELGAYAGEKLMELGSQESSAYVLLSSIYSALGRLEDVERVRRLMNLRGVSKEPGCSWIELKSQFHVFVVGDQLHPQIIHIRDELWKLSKLMKDEGYKPDFDPCLELEGVMD, from the coding sequence ATGAGTAATGGTTCAATATCTCTAGCACTTGAATCCTCTTCTTCCCTTTTCACCAAAATACTCCATTACACTCGATCCAAAAACCTTCCAAAAGGTCAATCTCTTCACGCTCATCTCCTTAAAACTGGTTCTTCATCTTCTTGCATTTACCTATCTAACAGTATTGTCAACTTATACGCCAAGTGCCACCGTTTGTCGGACGCCCATCTCGCTTTCCAAGAAATACAGAGCAAAGACATTGTCTCATGGAACTGTCTTATCAATGGCTATTCTCAATTGGGTCGTCGAGATTCTTCTCTTTCCGTTCTCAATCTCTTCAAGTTAATGAGACAAGAAAATGCCCTCCCAAATCCTCACACCTTTGCTGGCATTTTTACCTCTGTTTCGACTTTGGGGGATTCCTTTACTGGGAAGCAAGCACATTGTCTTGCGTTCAAACTCGGTTACCTTTCTGATGTATTTGTGGGTAGTTCTTTGTTGAATGTGTATTGTAAGGCTGGTCATTATCTTGGTGATGCCCGCAAGATGTTTGATGAAATGCCTGAGAGAAATTCTGTTTCTTGGACTACGATGATATCTGGGTATGCGTTGCAGAGGATGGTTAAGGAGGCTGTGGGAGTGTTTAGTGTGATGCTGTGGGAGAGAGGGGAAGATGTGAATGAGTTTGTCTTTACTAGTGTTCTTAGTGCTATTGCATTGCCTGAGTTTGTTTTTGTTGGAAAGCAAATTCATTGTCTTTCTCTGAAGAATGGATTTTTGTGGGCTGTTTCTGTTGCTAATGCTACTGTGACTATGTATGCGAAGTGTGGGAGTTTGGATGATGCGTGTTGGGCATTCGAGCTCTCCTCTGAAAAGAATTCTATAACGTGGTCTGCGTTAATTACTGGTTATGCACAGAATGGGGATTGTGAGAAGGCGTTGAAGTTGTTCTCTGAGATGCATTACTGTGGGATGAATCCCAGTGAGTACACTCTGGTTGGGGTGCTTAATGCATGTAGTGATTTTGATGCACTTAGAGAAGGAAAACAGGTGCATGGATATCTGTTGAAGTTGGGATTTGAGCCTCAAATGTATATTCTGACTGCGTTAGTGGACATGTATGCTAAATGTGGTAATATAAGTGATGCAAGAAGAGGTTTCGATTATTTGAAAGAACCCGACATAGTCTTATGGACTTCCATGATAGCAGGATATGTAAAGAATGGGGATAATGAAAGTGCTATGGGTATGTATTGTAGAATGCTGATGGAGGGTGTTATGCCCAATGAGTTGACAATGGCGAGCGTGTTAAAAGCCTGTTCTAGTCTTGCTGCTTTGGAACAGGGGAAGCAGATTCATGCTCATATAGTCAAGCATGGGTTTAATTTTGAAGTTCCAATTGGAAGTGCTCTGTCAACTATGTACGCAAAATCCGGAAGCCTCCATGACGGTAATCTAGTCTTTAGGCGAATGCCTGCTAGAGACTTAGTGTCATGGAACTCAATGATGTCAGGTCTTTCTCAGAACGGCTGCGGGACTGAAGCCCTTGAACTTTTTGAGGAAATGCTTCATGAGGGAACAAGACCAGATTATGTTACTTTTGTAAACATTCTTTCAGCTTGTAGTCACATGGGTTTGGTAAAGAGAGGGTGGAGTATTTTCAAAATGATGTCTGATGAGTTCGGGATAGAGCCAAGGCTAGAGCATTTCGCGTGTATGGTAGATATGTTCGGTCGTGCTGGAGAACTCTACGAAGCAAAAGAATTTATCGAGTCAGCAGCAAGTCATGTTGACCATGGTCTGTGTTTGTGGCGTATCTTGTTAAGTGCTTGCAGGAACTACAGAAACTATGAACTAGGCGCATACGCTGGAGAGAAGTTAATGGAATTAGGTTCACAAGAGTCATCTGCTTATGTGCTACTCTCTAGTATTTATTCAGCTCTAGGAAGATTGGAGGATGTTGAACGCGTGAGAAGGTTGATGAATCTCCGCGGAGTAAGCAAGGAGCCTGGATGTAGCTGGATTGAGCTGAAGAGTCAGTTTCATGTATTTGTTGTTGGAGATCAGTTGCATCCACAAATCATACATATACGCGACGAGTTATGGAAGTTAAGTAAGCTCATGAAAGATGAGGGATACAAACCAGATTTTGATCCTTGCTTAGAGTTAGAGGGAGTAATGGACTGA